CTCTTCGTCACCGTGGACAGCTCCGTGTGGCTGGCCGAAATTGTGCAATACCGCCAAAGGGAAATTTTGGAGCGGCTGCGCCACAGTTTCGGCCCCGAGTTCATCAAACGCCTCAGTTTCCGGCAGGGATGAGCCGGCGCGGGCAAAGGCCGCAGGCCGGCCCCAAGCCGCCGCACCCATTCAGGCTGGCCGGTCGGAAGCGGGCTGGAGACCCCCCTGAGGGAAGGCTGGACAGGGCGTTGGGGGTGGCGTTAGATGAAGCCATGGCTGCACGCATCACCGGGATTTTCACGCCGCACATGGTGCCGCTGGATGAACACGGCGACATCGCCGAGGCCGAGCTGCGGCGGTATGTGGACTGGTTGATTGCCCAGGGCGTGCATGGCCTGTACCCCAACGGTTCCACCGGCGAATTCATCCGTTTCACTCCGGAGGAGCGGCGCCGCATTGTGCGCATTGTCTGCGAGCAGGCCGCCGGCCGCGTGCCCGTGCTGGCCGGTGCGGCGGAAGCCAACGTGCGCGAAACCCTGGCCGCCTGCGCTGCCTATGCCGAATGCGGCGCGCGGGCGGTGGCCATTGTCTCCCCCTTTTATTACCGGCTCGGCCCGGAGTCGGTGTATGCCTATTTTCGGGAAATTGCGCTGCACAGCCCGATTGATGTGACCTTGTACAACATCCCTCTGTTTGCCAGCCCCATGGATGTGGAAACCGTGCGGCGCCTGGCCGAGCTGGAGCGCGTGGTGGGCATCAAAGACTCCTCGGGCGACGTCGCGTTCATGATGCGCATGATTGCGGCGATTCGCCCGATGCGGCCGGATTTCTCGTTTCTGACCGGCTGGGAAGCCGTCCTGGTGCCCATGTTGCTGGTGGGCGCCGACGGCGGCACGCACGCCACCAGCGGGGTGGTGCCGGAAATCACCCGGCGGCTTTTCGATTTGACCCGCGGAGGACAATTGGAGGAGGCCCTCCGCCTGCAATACCGGCTGCTGGAGCTGTTTGACGCGATGCTGTACTCCACCGAGTTTCCCGAGGGCTTTCGCGCCGCGGTGGCGCTGCGCGGTTTTGCCATGGGGCGGGGGCGGCATCCGCGCACCCCGGTGCAGCAGGCGGCGGTGGAAAAGTTGCAGCGGGTGCTCCACTGTTTGCTGGCCGATTTCGGATGCGTGGCGCCGCCGCCGGAAGGCTGCCCGCCGCGGCGGCCGGCCGCGCCGGACCCGCTGCAGGGCATTGTGCAGGGAGTGATGGAGAAGTTGCGGGAGCAGGGCTGGCCGGCCAAATCTTCCCCCGCCCAATGAAAAACCGCCGGCGGGCGCCGGCGGTTGAGGGAAGGGCCAGAAGCACTGGCCCTAAATTTAAGTGCGGAGGCCCGGCCCGAACTCAGGCGCGGTCCCGGCGGTCTTCAAAACGCTGCGGACGATAGCCGCCACGGTCACCGGCCGGCCGCGGGGGGCGTTCCTCGCGCGGGCGGGCGATGTTGACCGTCAGCGGCCGTCCCTGGAATTCCTTGTTGTGGAACTGTTCCACCGCCTTTTTGGCTTCTTCTTCCGTGGCAAATTCCACAAAAGCGAAACCGCGGGAGCGGCCGGTGAATTTATCCAGCATTACATTGCAGGAGGTCACCACACCGGCCTGCGAGAAGTAATCCTGGAGATCGGCATCTGTGGTTTTGTACGACAGATTGCCCACGTACAGTCTGGACTCATTCATAACTGCTGGGTGACGCCCTCCACCGTCGCGCGCGCGGGTTTCTGCCCTGGCACGAAACCAAATGTCACACCGTTACCGGCATTCCAACATCTGTCTGACTGACACCAACGCTGCGGCTGGTTTTCGAGCGAACCGGCTTATTTTTATCATAATCAGGACTGGCGTCAATGCCTCATTCCGGCCCCCCTTCCCCCCGCCGGCGCTCACCCAAAAACGCCGCTCCGCCGGAGCCAGCGTCTCCGGGCGCCGTTCCGCGGGACCGCCACCAGCCGTTACCGGCCCAGCAACCCCCGGCAGAACCGCTCCATCCGCTCCAGGCCCTTTTCAATGTTGGCCATGCTCGTGGCGTAACTGATGCGAATATAATCATCCGCCCCAAAAGCGATGCCCGGCACCGCCGCCACCTTCTCCTGCTCCAGCAGGCGCGCGCAAAACTCCGTGCTCTTCAACCCCGTGCCGGAAATGTTGGGGAACAGATAAAACGCGCCCCGGGCATTGACACAGGAGACGCCCGGAATGCTGTTCAGCCGCCGCCACGCATACAGCCGGCGCTTGGAATACTCGGCCAGCCACGCCGCCAGATGGTCCTGCGGCCCGGTGAGCGCCGCCACGCCGCCCTTCTGCGCAAACGAAGTGGGGTTGCTCGTGCTGTGGCTCTGGATGGCGTCAATCGCCTTGGCAATCGGCTCCGGCGCGGCCAGATACCCCAGCCGCCAGCCCGTCATCGAATACGCCTTGGCCAGGCCGTGCACAATGATGGTGTGCTCGTAGTGCGCCGGCGAGAAACTGGCCACGCTCACATGCCGCGCCCCATCGTACACCAGCTTCTCGTAAATCTCATCGCTCATGATGAGCACCCCCTTCTCGACGCAAACATCCCCCAGCGCCTTGATTTCCTCCGGCTCGTAAATCGTCCCCGTGGGATTGCTGGGCGAGTTCAAAATGAACAACCGCGTGCGCGGCGTAATCGCCGC
This is a stretch of genomic DNA from Fontisphaera persica. It encodes these proteins:
- a CDS encoding dihydrodipicolinate synthase family protein, yielding MAARITGIFTPHMVPLDEHGDIAEAELRRYVDWLIAQGVHGLYPNGSTGEFIRFTPEERRRIVRIVCEQAAGRVPVLAGAAEANVRETLAACAAYAECGARAVAIVSPFYYRLGPESVYAYFREIALHSPIDVTLYNIPLFASPMDVETVRRLAELERVVGIKDSSGDVAFMMRMIAAIRPMRPDFSFLTGWEAVLVPMLLVGADGGTHATSGVVPEITRRLFDLTRGGQLEEALRLQYRLLELFDAMLYSTEFPEGFRAAVALRGFAMGRGRHPRTPVQQAAVEKLQRVLHCLLADFGCVAPPPEGCPPRRPAAPDPLQGIVQGVMEKLREQGWPAKSSPAQ
- a CDS encoding RNA recognition motif domain-containing protein; its protein translation is MNESRLYVGNLSYKTTDADLQDYFSQAGVVTSCNVMLDKFTGRSRGFAFVEFATEEEAKKAVEQFHNKEFQGRPLTVNIARPREERPPRPAGDRGGYRPQRFEDRRDRA
- a CDS encoding pyridoxal phosphate-dependent aminotransferase, which codes for MNYHISQRAASLSPSLTLAIDAKAKQMKAEGQDVVGFGAGEPDFDTPQHIKDAAAEALAKGFTKYTPSSGIPELRQAVAEKFKRDNGLSYKPSQVIISCGGKHSCYNVILATCQEGDEVIIPAPYWLSYPEMVKLAGATPVILPTSDKTEFKVTPEQLRAAITPRTRLFILNSPSNPTGTIYEPEEIKALGDVCVEKGVLIMSDEIYEKLVYDGARHVSVASFSPAHYEHTIIVHGLAKAYSMTGWRLGYLAAPEPIAKAIDAIQSHSTSNPTSFAQKGGVAALTGPQDHLAAWLAEYSKRRLYAWRRLNSIPGVSCVNARGAFYLFPNISGTGLKSTEFCARLLEQEKVAAVPGIAFGADDYIRISYATSMANIEKGLERMERFCRGLLGR